One segment of candidate division WOR-3 bacterium DNA contains the following:
- a CDS encoding polyphenol oxidase family protein encodes MINAVEIARLDGAVFFTGTRHFVFEEKKISSITGAEAFVFPVKQVHSNKTAVFPGEKPLDCDGIITEQRRIAIGVKTADCMPVSLYDPVRHIIAIFHCGWRGLHDGILQLGLQRMISLGAEPDKMVCVIHPHICSKCYEVKEDVSMLFPDSSVVKLKDGQRLDLSGFAESILREREIEKFIVSRLCTHHNPGIFHSYRRDKENAGRIFSWSMIE; translated from the coding sequence ATGATAAACGCCGTTGAGATTGCCCGGCTGGATGGAGCTGTCTTCTTCACGGGCACGAGGCATTTTGTTTTTGAAGAAAAAAAGATTTCAAGTATAACCGGAGCCGAAGCTTTCGTTTTCCCTGTAAAACAGGTTCATTCAAACAAGACGGCTGTTTTTCCCGGCGAGAAGCCTCTTGATTGCGACGGTATCATCACTGAACAAAGACGTATCGCGATAGGTGTAAAAACAGCAGACTGTATGCCGGTGTCCCTATATGACCCGGTCAGGCATATCATCGCAATATTTCACTGCGGTTGGAGAGGGCTTCATGACGGCATACTTCAACTCGGACTTCAAAGAATGATTTCTCTGGGCGCTGAACCCGATAAAATGGTCTGTGTCATTCATCCTCACATTTGCTCAAAGTGCTACGAAGTTAAAGAAGACGTGTCCATGCTTTTTCCCGATAGTTCCGTCGTGAAATTAAAAGACGGACAGCGGCTTGACCTGTCCGGGTTTGCCGAAAGCATTTTGAGAGAAAGAGAAATTGAAAAATTCATCGTTTCACGGCTCTGCACGCATCACAATCCAGGGATTTTTCATTCGTACAGAAGAGACAAAGAAAACGCCGGCAGGATATTTTCCTGGAGCATGATTGAATGA
- a CDS encoding TonB family protein, translating to MKGESDVSRDISELLIQLEKQSGADKDDYSGKNKIQPKLSNEGVLKNETESDVNFVAEHDIVSEEKVIDSDISSEIICIEELLEKSDIIEENGQSDVFLELLCENSDKESAKEISFNLFAGRPHDRMMKSLAKEKENGENFNSVILGGFLSFWMVMIIVFTFIPNPPLNLGLESYYEWKVRMADDEMFERIFRKRAETNGLQTPSNVHTVSFAGSGASSSTSVNGFSVTQPRVQRALRVMTAPTVYQGGLSSGDATIQDLLADPSSISLTGGSPLSHLPMGGGMVMRTVASDTQALNFQSTGGELTHSTRIELSYPPTLTGDPATMSQRSSESISRVVTRHFSAVSHIFNSSRELNPSLSGKAVVSITIASNGEVLEAAIVSSTLDDGNFERRLLELVRKWRFQPLEDSSLAPVVVSVPFNFIDF from the coding sequence ATGAAGGGTGAATCCGATGTCTCCAGAGACATCAGCGAATTGTTAATACAACTTGAGAAGCAATCCGGAGCGGATAAGGACGACTATTCCGGAAAAAACAAAATTCAGCCGAAACTTTCCAACGAAGGCGTTTTAAAAAACGAGACCGAGTCCGACGTTAATTTTGTCGCAGAACATGACATTGTCTCAGAGGAGAAAGTTATAGATTCCGATATAAGTTCTGAGATTATTTGCATAGAAGAACTGCTCGAAAAATCTGACATCATTGAAGAAAACGGGCAAAGTGATGTCTTTCTCGAACTTCTCTGCGAAAATTCTGATAAAGAATCCGCCAAGGAAATATCTTTTAATCTGTTTGCCGGAAGACCCCACGACAGAATGATGAAGAGTTTGGCAAAGGAGAAAGAGAACGGAGAAAACTTCAATTCGGTTATTCTGGGCGGCTTTTTATCTTTCTGGATGGTCATGATAATTGTTTTTACTTTTATTCCTAACCCTCCCCTGAACCTGGGGCTCGAGTCTTACTACGAATGGAAAGTCAGAATGGCGGACGATGAGATGTTTGAAAGAATATTCAGAAAGAGAGCTGAAACGAACGGACTTCAAACGCCTTCAAATGTTCACACAGTCTCTTTTGCCGGATCAGGCGCTTCATCGTCAACTTCTGTAAACGGCTTTTCCGTCACACAGCCGCGGGTTCAGAGAGCGCTGAGAGTGATGACCGCCCCGACCGTTTATCAAGGCGGACTGTCTTCCGGAGATGCTACAATTCAGGATCTGCTTGCCGACCCATCGTCGATCTCTCTTACAGGAGGGTCACCTTTATCACATTTGCCCATGGGCGGCGGCATGGTAATGAGGACTGTTGCATCAGACACTCAAGCCCTGAATTTCCAGTCAACAGGAGGTGAATTGACGCACAGCACCAGAATCGAGCTGTCTTATCCTCCTACTCTCACCGGAGATCCCGCGACGATGTCACAGAGGTCCAGTGAATCCATCAGCAGAGTCGTCACAAGGCATTTTTCTGCGGTGAGTCATATTTTCAATTCATCGAGAGAGCTGAATCCGAGCCTCAGCGGAAAGGCGGTGGTATCGATAACGATAGCTTCAAACGGTGAAGTGCTCGAAGCGGCCATAGTTTCTTCAACTCTCGACGACGGCAATTTTGAAAGAAGACTGTTGGAACTTGTCCGTAAATGGAGATTTCAGCCTCTCGAGGATTCTTCACTTGCTCCCGTTGTGGTTTCTGTTCCTTTCAATTTCATAGATTTTTGA
- a CDS encoding 4-oxalocrotonate tautomerase family protein — translation MPYVEVRVAGELKNEQKKMIANGIAKLLEEVAGKPQNATYVVFDEVKRSNWAVGSKLLSES, via the coding sequence ATGCCTTACGTCGAAGTACGGGTGGCCGGAGAGTTAAAAAACGAACAGAAAAAAATGATAGCAAACGGAATAGCAAAGCTTCTCGAAGAAGTTGCGGGTAAACCGCAAAACGCGACCTACGTAGTGTTTGACGAGGTCAAAAGGAGCAATTGGGCGGTGGGTTCAAAACTGCTGTCCGAGTCCTGA